The DNA region aattgattttttgaaaggattttctctatttattttagtTGTTTAGGTGTAATTTTGATTGATCATTGGGCCTCCTAGTTCATCCTTTACGATTGATCATTTGAATGTATATCTGCGGTACCTTAGCTAAGTCTTAATAATGTGATATATCCTTTGTTTAGTTTGTCCTAATACTATGAAGAAATTAGGTATGAAAGtaatgattctttttttttttcatatatttttcagAAATATGGAGGCTTGCTCTACTCTGCTGCAATGACAGGTGATGACCTTATTGTGTTTCTCTATCTCTTATTGCTTCTTTGTTTGTTCATGGTTACAATTATCTCTAAAGTCTTTGTTCTGTATGTCAACCTAATTACTAGCACAATATTTGCATAACAGGGCATTTGGTTTGCATTGTCTAGTGCCTGGATATATTCTGGTAAAAATACCATGGAAGCCCCTGTACTAGGTgtcagattgcattttatcccctctactaaaaaatgagcaaattagtccttgtacattagatcaaagagcaaaatggttctttcttttaaaaatttcattcattttctactgttaaaaactagcatGGTTGACAGAATAACTGAACAGTTTTTAATAGATGgaccaatttactttttgatctaacatataggtACTAATTTGTCAATTATTTGAGTAGAGGGGtcaaaattcaattcagctcTTAGTACAAGGGTCTCTATGgtatttttaccaaaatattcCTTTAGAAAATTTGGTCTGCTTTATTATAAATGGATTCATTGAGACAGAAAAGAAAATTCCATTGGTGCTGATTGCTGTCTATTATATTGGTCAATTATTGATTTGTTTACATGTTCTGGTTCAACCCCAATTTATTCCTGGTTTCTTTGCTTGTAACATTTCAGTTCCGGCTAAAGCACTTGAATCTTATTTGGATCTCAGGAGGTTAGTGGAAGAGCATTTGCTGGTGAGAAGCattcttttttctcttgtttCCGGTTTTCTATTATTGACAGCCTATCTTTTGTTTTGTTCTTATAATTCTATCTCGTATTTTCAGGAATATACTGAACCAACTTCAGATAAGCTTCTTCCTGATTTGCATCCTCTAGAACAGCATGTTTTTACTCTTGTCCTAGATCTGAACGAGACATTACTTTATACAGACTGGAAGGTAAGAATTTGacttaaaattattttccatTTAATCTTTATGAAATCTAAAACCTTCCCTTTTTGGTTGGCAAAGCGAGAGAGAGGCTGGCGTACCTTCAAAAGACCTGGAGTTGATGCCTTTCTGGAACATCTAGCAAAATTCTATGAAATTGTCGTCTATTCTGACCAGATGAATATGGTAATTTGATATTTTTCATTGTGGCTACCATTTTAAATACACAAGTATATGATAACTGATGTTGCCTGCAAGTTCATAATTAGTTTGTTTTCGACTGTGCAGTATGTTGATCCTGTTTGTGAAAGGTTGGACACTAAACATTGTATACGATATAGGCTATCAAGGGGTGCTACTAACTATCAGGATGGCAAGCATTATAGAGTATGTTATAGTGGTAAAAGTATCGTGGAGGCCTGTAtactaggagtcaaattgcattttgccctttctactaaaaaaatgggcaaattagtccctgtatgtTAGATTAAAAAGCAAACTGGTCTTTCTGTTACAAATATCATCCATTTCTACAATTAAAAATTGGTCCTTGTATACTAGCATATGGTACACGTGACACATCACGCGCAACTGTCTAGTTATTTTATCAAGTACACCAATAACAGTagtaattaatgaaatttttaacggaaatgaccagtttgctctttaatctaatatataggTACTAATTTGTCTAGTTTTTGAATAAAGGAggcaaaatacaatttgactcctAATATATGGgtttccatgatacttttaccatgtTATAGTCAATCTCTTCCCTTCAAAacattttgtttttggttttcgCCTCAGTTTCTACAATACTATGTGTATTAATCTATGGCCTTATTGTTAACAAATAGTTCCCGTTGGCAGGATCTTTCAAAGCTAAACAGGGATCCGGCCAAGATTTTATATGTGAGTGCTCATGCATTTGATTCTAGCCTTCAACCAGAAAATTGTGTCCCTATTAAGCCATATAAGCTCGAGACAGATGATACCGCACTTTTAGACCTTATTCCATTTCTTGAATGTAAGTCTATGTTGTTGCTTTTTCCTCTGCATGGTGCCTTTGTTCAAATTTTATGTTTCCTATATTCTTTTGTTGATTATAGTAccatttgttttgatttgtccACAGATGTAGCCCGCAATAGTCCGGCTGATATCAGACAAGTATTGCAATCCTATGAAAGAAAAGATATCACAAAAGAGTTTCTCGAGCGTTCTAAAGAGTATCAAAGGTGAAGTATCTTCATACATTTGTGTATTGTTTTTATAACATTGATAAATGCTCATTGCCTTTGATGATACAGGCGAGTTCAAGAACAGAAACAACAAGGTCGGCTTTGGCGGCGCTGACGAAAGGGTTACGTATAGTCGATGATTGCAGTTTACGGAGATCATTTAGCATAGAAGAATGTGAAAGACAATACTTATCAAGTTTTCCAGTAAAAAGGCTATTTTATGATAAAAAGATCATACATTGATGACTCTTTGCAttgcatcatttaaattgtctgatgaaagaatttgtaatttttttctgcCGAGATGTAGGCAGGCTTTCAATATGTTgttgaaactaaaaatttttgCCACAGCAAATGAAATCAAAATTCAGTTTCTTTCTCTACAAGAATAAGCTTGTCTAAGGGTACTCCAATCTGAGTGAATCAACGCATCTTTTATAAAAACAGTTGTTTCATTTGTACTTTGCATGCTTGAAATTTAGTttcgttattttttttaattttaaaaaaattaatcttttttttttccaatctcAAAGTTTAATGGTATTCAAGcttaagtatcaaattgaaaaatctGCAATGTAATTGAAAAAATGTGCAATGTTTCAAGACTAATgcgaaaaaaaaaacttcaaggaCTAGGTGGGAGAAAAATTTATCCCAAATAGAAAATGCCAGGTATGGTTCTATGGGCATCAAACTAGTGGACTTCGTCCCAATTCGCTAAGCTACAAAATGTTATTTCATCAattcttaaaaaattttcaactttatttTTGTCGTCGTCTTACTTACATTTCTGGTTTGTCTTCTCTCATTATCAGCTGCTGTATGCCAAAGCCTCTGCAACTTCTAAACTACCCTTCAAAAATGTCTCTTTTAGGCTCTCCTTTTTCACCATTTACTCCATCTTATTTCCCCACCTCTATTTTCCTTCACTATCTCGTGTTCCATACATCAAAACAAAGACAAGTTCTTTAACTTTCACCCTTTGTGAAAACCTGAATTTTTCCCAAAGAGGATCTTGTTTCGAGGCTAAATATTGTATGTTTAGGTTTAAAGGAAAGTACCCATTTTCCTTTATTCATTGGTGATTCTCTTGGTTTAGTGAGTCATAGCCATATTTGCTCCCTTTTGGTTCTTTCAAGCTTGGACTTTAGTCATGGGGTTTATCTCTTACTAACTGCAGATCTTCACGGATCAGCTTTTACTGAGTTCTggttagtttttctttttccctaTTTCCTTCTATTGTTTATTATTGTTCCTTGAAAGTTCAACTGGAGATTGATGGTGACCTCTTTGGGGTTAATGCAGTTAATCATTTGTTCATTTTGAAGTGGGCAAAGTCATTAATTTAGCAAGTTTTCTGAGATGCCTAGTTCTTATTCCTCTGTGGTAGAAAGAGCATTTTTAAGATAATAGCTTATTTCCATATTGAAGCTGTTTACTGAATGAATGAATGTATGGTGGTTGTCTTCTTGGCAGCTAATGTACGATTTTAGAAGAACCCTTTGCCAGTTTCATCGAACATCTTTTAGCTATGTGAACAAGTAGTGAAGCAGATTGCTTATTGCATATCAAAATGTCTGGAAATGGTCATTGTTTTGAGTGGATGGAGGAGTTTATTTCACAGGAGCGCGGTAATCTGTCTGTGCAGTTATCAGTTCTCAGAGGAGTGTTAGGCATATGTTATGTTGTTGCAGAGGAGTTTGTGAGGGTATATGGTGCTGAGAATTCAATTCATGCTGGTTTCAAATGGAGGTTGAGGAGAGAGGTTGTTGATTGGCTTACATCCATGCTCTCAAAGCAGTAGTTTTAGGGAGATCGATCTAGTATGTAATTGAACCTTTGGTCTGCATTCTGTCATTTTCTTGGCTTCAAAGATGATAAATCGCAATAGCATGCATCGGTCTCAAtgtacttataaaaataataccATAGCAAAGCAGTTTAGACTTGGGAACTGAACTAAAACTATGCTTATCAAGCGTCAGAAAAGCTTAAAAATTAAGCTTTGCATCTTCAGTTGTCTTTTATATAAGAGCTCAATAATACATCTAGGTCTTGTATGTCTGCTAGTTATCACATGCTTGTAAGTTGTAACTTGATCCCATTGTTCATCCATTTCCCCCTCAAATTTATAATCCCTACAAGTCATTTTTAGTGTTATAGAAAATGTTATTATCGATTATTGTTGACTGGTCTTGTTGTTCTTACCATTTTTGATTGAAGCGACAAACTTGGCAGAGTTGTTGATCTTTGGAATTCATGTTTCCTTGGAAAGTAAACACCATGTCAAACATCTCTGAAATTTACATTTTCTTATAGAACTTTCTGTGACAGAGTCACCGAAACATGACATGCTGCTAGCTTTACGTTTCCTGATTGTGAAATGATTGAGATTAGTGCTTGGAAAGCCCAAGCACTGGATAATATGGTATACTATCTTGATTTTCTACTAGTTCAGTTCCTTACTCTTTCCTTGGCCTTTTCTGACACTGATTCATATGTTGCATATTGCAGGGCTATCTTTTGAGGAACTTGACTGAACAAAGTTCAGATATTGTGTGAGCAGGCACTGCATGGACATGTGGTAAAAGGCTCAAACATTTCCCAGCATTTTGCCTCAATGGGACCTCAGAAGCAGTAAGCATTGACATCTAAGAAAAAGAATGATGGCATGGATTTTGGATGCTGTACTTTATCATCTGTTTTTTCTGAATGTAACGTCCACTGACATATTCTCCTGATGTTTAGGTTCAATCTTTTATCTTCATGATCTCTAAAGGAGAAAATCATTATCTTGCTTACTTGGAGGACATGTACGAAGACAAGCGTGGGCAGCTCTGGTGATGGAGGTTATTAATTTTCATTTAGTTGCCTTATGTTTcttcaaagtttaaaatttagGCCATTAATTCAAATTATGTCTATTGAACTGAATTAATTAGTGGGAAAGTAATATGGATATCATGACTTGATAATATAAATGACACTACAATAATGCAACGTGGTTTTCTGGGCCTGGTGCGGTGCATGATCTGTTATTGCCTTTTGTTTTCAATGTTTTTGGTTTTTCTGCTTGCTTATTGTGTGCTTTGCATTGTGGCTTTTTTATTGGGCTGAGTTATAATcctttacttttcaaaaataaaaatatctgccctcattttttttttcaaatttaatctaGAACCAACATTGGGTAAAGATTAAATAACTGGAAAATTGATGTAATAAAATTTCTTTCCTAGAAGTTTCCTGTTCTTTTTCGTTTTTATTGTTTGAATTTAAAGCCTATGGATGAATTAGAAATGCAATTTCCCTGGTAGTTTTCTTGCAAGTAATAGAAAATGGCATACAAATTTTCTAGTCTTGTGGAAAATATGTTTGTTAGATACTATTGTTCAACATATATAGGATACACATGGTTTGAATTTTCAAGCAGTGAACTTTGAATATATAGAAGACAAGTGATAAGGGATTATATATCATTGAAGTGTTTTCTATAATACAATCATTCAAGTGTTATTTACTCTGAAACTTTGAACTTCTTTTCCTGCTTTGAATATGTGGGGACAAAATTATTAgtctttttgtgtgtgtgtgtgtggaatTACTGTACATTGTGGTGACTTGTAGATTAGGTTTGGGTGACATTGACAGTTTTGGTCTTCTTCACGCTCTTAGCTTTTCTCCATCAGAAATAAAAACATGATGGTTATCCACAATTTCCATAAAATTTCTTAGATTCTTCATTATCAATGGACTATACCATTAAAATTCTAGTTTCATATCAGTTTTGTTCTGCCTATAAATAGGGTTCTCATAATTCATACCATGTTAACCTTATTTGAAAACATAACATGGCCTCCTTTATCACACCCTATCACttcctttatctatttttcttcttccctCATCTTTCTGCCTCTTCGGTAACGCACTTGTGCTCTCATCACGAAGCTACTTCTTTGATCCATTTCAAgaactcattttccatcatcaaaacAGAGTTTACTTCTTTTCTTTGTGACGATATTGCTGGCCTTAAATCTTATCCTAAGACAAATTCATGGAAAGAGGGTACAGATTGCTGCTCATGGGATGGGGTCACTTGTGATCACCTAAATGCTCATGTTATTGCCCTTGACTTGAGTTGCAGTTGGTTGTATGGCAACTTCCCTTCCAATAGTACACTTTTCCTTCTTCCTCATATTCAAAAACTCAACATTGCATACAATGATTTTAATTATTCCAAGATGCCCTCTGAGTTTGGTCAGTTTACAAGGCTGGTGTATCTTAACATCTCAGAAACGTTATTTGCAGGAAAAGTCCCATCCCAAATCTCCCACTCATCAAAATTGGTTTCACTTGATCTCTCTCATAATGTTTTTTTTGACCAATTAACAATTGACAAAAATACTTTGGAGGGACTTGTTCACAACCTAACTGAGGTGAGACATCTTTTTCTTGATAGAATTATCATGCCTTCTATTAATCTTAATGTTTTCATGAATCTATCCTCTTCTATAAAGTCTCTCAGTCTTGGTGGTTGTGATTTGCAAGGAAAATTCCCAAGTAACATTCTTCATTCGCCAAACCTCAATTTGCTCAACTTAGGATACAATCGAAACCttagtcttgatcttctgaactTCAATCAGAGCAGTAATCTTGAACATTTGGATCTGTCATGGATGTCCTTTACAAAATTGATTGATTCGATTGACAACCTATGTCTTGAAATATTTGGATTTGTCTCATTCCCATTTACAGGGATCAATTTTGATATCATTGGGGAACCTCTTGCAGCTCACTTATTTAGACTTGTCATGGAACCAATTGAGTGGAGAAGTTCCATTGTCAATTCTAAGCCTGACACAGCTTCAACACTTGAGAATAGCTGAAAATTCTTTAAAAGGTCCCATTCCAGATGAAAAAGCTGCTTTCCCTAATCTAATATCTTTAGACTTAT from Gossypium hirsutum isolate 1008001.06 chromosome A04, Gossypium_hirsutum_v2.1, whole genome shotgun sequence includes:
- the LOC107931084 gene encoding mitochondrial import inner membrane translocase subunit TIM50 is translated as MSSIVLRSRTISNNFSSKIISQRGLCSGVVSSSSDPSKGTTISSQSILSDQSTPPPLAPEVAPQVSGGKIWSFVKYGLIAGVTGTTGYAGYLSYKCSCEEVDHKAKALRAAASYTPSEDASAIDKYGGLLYSAAMTVPAKALESYLDLRRLVEEHLLEYTEPTSDKLLPDLHPLEQHVFTLVLDLNETLLYTDWKRERGWRTFKRPGVDAFLEHLAKFYEIVVYSDQMNMYVDPVCERLDTKHCIRYRLSRGATNYQDGKHYRDLSKLNRDPAKILYVSAHAFDSSLQPENCVPIKPYKLETDDTALLDLIPFLEYVARNSPADIRQVLQSYERKDITKEFLERSKEYQRRVQEQKQQGRLWRR
- the LOC107931165 gene encoding receptor-like protein 9DC1 isoform X1 gives rise to the protein MASFITPYHFLYLFFFFPHLSASSVTHLCSHHEATSLIHFKNSFSIIKTEFTSFLCDDIAGLKSYPKTNSWKEGTDCCSWDGVTCDHLNAHVIALDLSCSWLYGNFPSNSTLFLLPHIQKLNIAYNDFNYSKMPSEFGQFTRLVYLNISETLFAGKVPSQISHSSKLVSLDLSHNVFFDQLTIDKNTLEGLVHNLTEVRHLFLDRIIMPSINLNVFMNLSSSIKSLSLGGCDLQGKFPSNILHSPNLNLLNLGYNRNLSLDLLNFNQSSNLEHLDLSWMSFTKLIDSIDNLCLEIFGFVSFPFTGINFDIIGEPLAAHLFRLVMEPIEWRSSIVNSKPDTASTLENS